A window of Zingiber officinale cultivar Zhangliang chromosome 5A, Zo_v1.1, whole genome shotgun sequence contains these coding sequences:
- the LOC121979611 gene encoding homeobox-leucine zipper protein HOX16-like translates to MDSSPHLIFDSSLSSTRAWLLVLGDGNSIFRGLRLAEEHGATKRSFFTSPDEIYEEEYYEEQLLEKKCRLTPDQINVVVVNFSLGMIGFLSPTKVNLLERSFEEENKLEPERKSELDRKLGMQLRQVAMWFQNQRARWKNKQLEKDFDRLKSSYESLLTDHAALFKDNEGLRLELYF, encoded by the exons ATGGATTCTAGTCCCCATCTGATATTTGATTCCTCTTTGTCGTCCACTCGCGCATGGCTGCTCGTGTTGGGTGATGGGAACTCCATCTTCCGAG GGTTGAGGTTGGCGGAGGAGCATGGCGCCACCAAGAGGTCGTTCTTCACATCACCAGATGAGATTTACGAGGAGGAATACTACGAGGAGCAGCTGCTGGAGAAGAAGTGCCGCCTAACGCCAGATCAG ATCAACGTAGTTGTAGTAAATTTTTCGTTGG GAATGATCGGCTTCCTTTCTCCAACAAAGGTAAATTTATTGGAACGTAGCTTTGAGGAGGAGAACAAgttggagccggagcgaaagagcGAACTGGATCGAAAGCTAGGCATGCAACTGAGGCAAGTTGCAATGTGGTTCCAGAACCAGCGTGCAAGGTGGAAGAACAAGCAACTTGAGAAGGATTTTGATCGGCTCAAGTCCTCATATGAGTCACTCCTTACTGATCATGCTGCCCTCTTCAAGGACAACGAGGGATTGCGGTTGGAG CTTTATTTCTAA